The following proteins are encoded in a genomic region of Galbibacter sp. BG1:
- a CDS encoding M28 family metallopeptidase yields MKKIISLTLLLTATISFSQTDARIYDIIENISSERIEADITKLVSFGTRHTLSDTVSKTRGIGAARKWIKSEFENISKDCNKCLDVFYQKNFVEKGANERITKDVWINNVVAVQKGIKYPNRYIIMSGDIDSRVSDANNYTSDAPGANDNASGMAGTIEAARVLSQYKFDNSIIYVGLSGEEQGLFGGKGLAEYAKEKGWQVIGIFNNDMIGNIKGVDGIISNTDFRIFSEPVPPTETERERTLRRFYGGEVDGISRQLARYVHKNVETYMPEMNPMLIYRLDRFGRGGHHRPFNDAGFAGIRIMEAHENYTQQHQDIRTEDGIKYGDRLEYVDFDYAAKLTAVNAINLASIAWAPPAPEKVAIGGIVEASAKLEWSKVAGAKGYKIYWRDTTSPTWDHSRYVEDVTSFTLEGIVIDNFFFGVAAVGENGHESVVVFPNAIIRD; encoded by the coding sequence ATGAAAAAAATTATATCGCTTACGCTGTTGCTTACAGCCACAATTTCATTTTCCCAAACCGACGCACGTATTTACGATATTATAGAAAACATTTCTTCAGAAAGAATAGAAGCGGATATTACCAAACTCGTAAGTTTTGGAACGCGACATACCTTAAGCGATACAGTTTCTAAAACACGAGGAATTGGAGCGGCAAGAAAATGGATAAAAAGTGAGTTTGAAAATATTTCCAAAGATTGCAATAAATGCCTGGATGTTTTTTATCAGAAGAACTTTGTGGAAAAAGGAGCCAATGAGCGCATTACAAAAGATGTCTGGATTAACAATGTAGTTGCGGTTCAAAAAGGTATAAAGTATCCAAACCGCTACATTATTATGAGCGGTGATATCGATTCCAGGGTTTCCGATGCCAACAACTACACTTCCGATGCTCCCGGAGCCAACGACAATGCTAGTGGTATGGCAGGAACTATAGAAGCTGCTCGTGTGCTTTCTCAATATAAATTCGACAACAGTATTATCTACGTAGGCTTATCGGGTGAAGAGCAAGGTTTATTTGGGGGTAAGGGATTGGCCGAATATGCCAAAGAGAAAGGCTGGCAAGTTATTGGTATTTTTAACAATGATATGATTGGTAATATTAAGGGTGTTGACGGGATTATTAGCAATACCGATTTCAGGATTTTTTCAGAACCTGTCCCACCTACGGAAACAGAACGGGAAAGAACATTGCGCCGATTTTATGGTGGTGAAGTAGATGGGATTTCCCGTCAATTGGCACGATATGTTCATAAAAATGTAGAAACTTATATGCCGGAGATGAACCCCATGCTTATTTACAGGTTAGATCGTTTTGGACGTGGCGGGCACCACAGACCGTTTAACGATGCTGGTTTTGCCGGAATTAGAATTATGGAAGCGCATGAAAATTATACCCAACAGCACCAAGATATACGCACCGAAGATGGGATTAAATACGGCGACCGACTCGAATATGTAGATTTCGATTATGCCGCAAAGCTTACTGCGGTGAACGCCATTAATCTAGCGTCTATTGCCTGGGCCCCGCCCGCTCCAGAAAAAGTAGCTATCGGTGGGATTGTGGAAGCTTCTGCAAAACTAGAATGGAGCAAAGTAGCCGGTGCTAAAGGATATAAAATCTATTGGCGCGATACCACCTCCCCTACTTGGGATCATTCGCGTTATGTTGAAGACGTTACCTCATTTACACTCGAAGGTATTGTAATTGATAATTTCTTTTTTGGTGTTGCCGCTGTTGGTGAAAACGGACACGAAAGCGTGGTTGTTTTTCCAAATGCGATTATAAGGGACTAA